In Terriglobus aquaticus, the genomic window GCCTGGCGATTGCGGATCGGGATGTCCAGGTTGAGTCCGACGAAGTAATTGGGCGCGCTATTGTTGAAGGCGTTTTCGACGGAGCTCCCGAAGCCTACAGGCGACGTCGATGTGATGCCTGCTGCCGGATTCGACACGCCGGCCAAGCCTAGCCCGCCGTAGTTGGCCACCAGATTGAGAGATGGCAACAGGTTGTTATTCACAGCCTTGCGGCTGATGTCGCGGTTGTGCAGGTTTGTGGAACTGATGCGGAGCTCAATACGACGCTCAAGAGCGCTGTTGATCGCTTCCTGCGTAGGCTCCGCCATCTCCGGCACGCTCGCACTGCTCACACTGCTCAAATCGGTCGGCCGCACCGGCATGGACTCCAGGATAGGATCATCCAGGTTCTTGGTCAGCGCGTTCTTCATCAACAGTTCCTGGAACTGCAGCGTGGATTTAGCAATGGTTAGATCACCTTCGGCTCTGGCGACTTCACCTTCGTCCTTCGTTACATCAAGGCCGGGTATGGCTTGCAACTGTAACTGCTGACGGGCTGAGGTGAGAGTACTGTTGGCGAAGTCGAGTGAGCGTTCCTTCACTTGTTCGTCTTCGTAAGCCGCAACCAAGTCCCAATATAGATTGGCTGTTTGCGTCACGGTGCTGATCACCTGAAGTTCAAACGCTTCGTCGGAAATCAGCTTGTTGTTGCGTGCGATGCGAAGGTAGCGAAGATTCGGACCTAGTCCAGAACCGGCGAGCAGCGGCTGTTGGATCTGAACCTGGTACTGCGAGTTGAGTTGAGGATTCAGGAAGGTATAAATGCTGTTGGTGGTCTGACGATTGGCATTGAAGCTGAACTGCACCGATGTGCCCGTTGCGAAAGCCTGGTTGTACCCGAAGCTGCCGGCCCAGGCGTTGGAACGCAAGGTGGGTACGCCATTCACAGCGAGGTTTGAGAGCGGCTCAGTGGAGTGCTGGAGGCCGATCTGTCCGGTGATGATGGGGTCATAGGAGTTGACCGCGGTTCCTGTGCCCAGCGTAGACTGCACCAGGCCTGACGCGCCGGTGCCTGCACCGCCGGCACCTCCGCTGGTGCCGCCTGCTCCAGCACCCGCACCCGCTGAGCCAAAGGCGCCAACGCCTCCGCCGCCAGGCGTGTTCTGCACTACGCCTGTATTTACACCACGCGTAATGCCACCAGCCTTGGTCCGTTGGATGTCGGCCTCGGCGATCGGGATGTTGTAGCGCGCGATCGCCAGATCCAGGTTGTTCTCCAAGGCGAGCACGATGGCATCGGACAGAGAGATCTCCAGGACACCGTTGTGAACCAGCGCGTCCAGCCGAGGCGAGTTGGCGAGGTTTGCGGGTGGGACCGCGGTCGGCAAATATGCACGGAAGGGATTTCGCTCGTGTGGGATAGTGAGCGGAACCGACGTCGGCAGGGCGAGTCGTGGCTGAGGAGCAGCGGGCGGCTGCTGCCCGGTCTGCGGCTGCACAGCCGCTTGCGCAGCAGCAACGCCGGCGGGCAAGGGAAGTACAAACAGAGCAAGCAGGCTCATCAGGCGTTGTGAGGTGGTTCCGATCATGCTGCGTATGCTCCTGCCCGCGCAGATGGCGCAGCATCGTTGATCTTCCGATCCTCGGTGATCCAGCCATCGCGCATTTCAATGACGCGAGCGCCGTAAGCGGCGTTGGCGTCGGAGTGCGACACCTGAAGGATCGTCGTGCCCGCGGCGTTCAAGGTTTGAAATAATCGCATGATCTCAGCCGCTTGTGCGGAGTGCAGATTACCGGTGGGTTCATCCGCCAGCAGGAGCGATGGATTGTGGATGACGGCGCGTGCGATACCGACGACCTGCTGCTGGCCCCCGGAGAGCTGCGACGGGTACAGATCTTTCTTCCCGACGATGCCGAAGCGATCCAGGGCGTCGGCGACCAACGCCTGCCGTTCGCTGCGCGGCATGTTCTTGTACGAAAGCGGAAGGTCAATGTTTTCGGCGACGGTGAGATCGTCAAGCAAGTGATAGCTTTGGAAAACCATTCCAATTTTGCGGCGAGCCACGTCGGCTCGTTGCTTGCGCGACATCGTGTGGACGGCTTCTCCGTCCAGCAGGTACTCGCCGCTCCAGCCATCGTCCAGCAGCGCGAGCGTATTCAGCAGGCTCGACTTGCCTGCGCCGCTGGGACCCATGACGGTCACAAACTCACCGGGTTGGATCGTCAGGTTGATCCGGCGCAGCACGAACGTCTGTTCGTGACCCGTTTTGTACGATCGCTCTACGTCGCTTAGCACAATCATTGACTACTCCGTGCGAAGTGCGGTGTTGGGGTGAACGGAAGCAGCGCGACGCGCTGGCAGAAGTGCTGCGACGAAGCTGACCAGAGCGATCAGCAGTACGGCCACCAGCGCGCTTAGGGGATCGGTTGCGGATACTCCATAGAGCTGGCTGCGTAGGCTGCGCGCTGCGAGCAGGGCAATCGGCACTGCAACCGCGATTCCCGCGCATGCGAGCCAGGCGACGTCCAGCAGGACAAGCCGAGCGACCATGGATCGGGTTGAGCCTAGGGCCATGCGTATGCCGATTTCCCGCGTGCGCTGCGACACAGAAAAGGCGAGAACGCCATAAAGGCCGACTCCGGCGAGCAGCGTTGCCAGCACACTAAACGCGATGGCAAGCAGTTCGATCATGCGCTCATTGCTGAGTTCCGAGTCGATCTGTTGGTCCATGTCCCAGAAGTCCACAAGCGCGAGTCCCGGGTTCAGATCGTGCATGGTGGCTCGCGCGGCCTGCGCTGTCTGCAATGGAGCGGTCGTGGTTCGCAGGTACATCGTGATCTCCGAGGTCTTCGGTGCCTGCTTCAGCGGCATGTAGAAACTGATCTTTGCCGCATCGCGCGGGCCAGTGTGACGGAGATCCCGCGACACCCCCACGATCTGTCTCCATTGCACGTTCTTGCCACCGCCGCGCGCCATCAGCCTGCCGATTGCTGCTGCTGCAGAGCCGTAATAGTGCCGCGCGAAGCTCTCGTTCACAATGGCTACCAACGGGTGCTGCAAGTCGTCTGTCGGGGTAAAGTCCCGGCCCGCGATCATTGGCACGCGCATCGTAGACAGGTATCCCGCCGACACTGCAGCGTAGCCCACGTCAAGATCTTCGTCCGGTGGTGGCGTATAGCCCTGAACGGTCACGTTGGTGCCCCGATCGGAGTTTGCAAGTTCCGCGTTATCGGTTGCGGCCACACCCGTGACTCCGGGCAGGGCAGCAAGCCGCTGGAGCATCTGATCGAACAGAGCAGGTGTAGTCTCCTGCGCAATCCCTGCCATCTGCGGCACAGTCGTAAAGGTAAGCAGATGCGAAGTGTCGAAGCCAACGTCCGCATGCCGCAGGTTTCGGAGGGTCTGTGTAAACAGACCGGCGCCCATCAGCAAGAGAACGCTTAAGCCAATCTGCAAACCGACCACGACGCGCCTGAAACCTACTCGTGCAGCACTGCTCGTCCCGGCCTGCTGCTTAAGCGCGCTGATCATGTCAGGCCGCAGCAACTGCAGTGCCGGCGCAATGCTGAATACACCGCTGACTAGAATCGCATTGACGAAACTGAAGGCGAGCAATCGCGCGTCTACATTGGAACTGAAGTAGGTGACGTCGCCAGCGTCGACCAACCGGCGCGCGATGCCATGCATGGCGGCGGGTGCCAACAGAACTCCCGCAAGCGCGCCCGCCAATCCCAGCACCAAGCCCTCGAGCAGCAGTTGCAAGATGACGCGTTTGGCCGTGGCGCCCAGGGCGTAGCGCAAGGCGAACTCGCGGACGCGCCCGCTTGATCGCACCAGCAGCAGGCTGGCAACATTCACCGATGCGATCAGGAGTACCAGGAACGCCATACCCATGACGACCAGCAGCGGAGTCTGCAGGCTTTCGCGGCGATACGACAGGCCACGCGCGCCGGGCAACACTCTCAATCGACTATTGGTTAGGAATTCGCTTACAAAGCGGGGTGAGCGATTGCCAAGCGCTTTTAGTTCGTCCGCGCGCAGGCTGTGCCAGAGAGGAGCTAGCTGTGCCTCCGCTTGTGGCTGAGTAACGCCCTGCTGCAAGCGGCCGATGATGTTGAGCCACTTGGAGCGATGATCGGTCAGTGCGGTCAGGCGACGCGCGTCTACCTGCGGCAGCAACGCCATGGGCGCGAACACGGCAGGCGTTTGTCCCCAAACCGCACTTTGGAAATTCGGAGCGGCGACGCCGATGATCTGTACCGGTACACCGTTCAACTCGACCGTTTCGTTGACCACGGCAGGATCGGCGCCCAGTTTGTCGTGCCAATAGCTGTAACTCAGCACCGCAACCTGGTGATTGCCGCCTACGGTGTCGTCGGTGGGTGTGAGCATCCGGCCCAAGGCAGCGCCTGTACCCAGAAGTGAGAAGTAATTTCCGCTCACAAATTCTGCATCGACTGCATCTGACTGGCCGCGCCGGATCAGTCCGATGGCATTGGTGGTGGTTGCTGCAAGCCCCTGAAAGACAGTGGAGTGGTCGCGGAGATCGCCATACATGGGATAGCTGAAGTATGACTCCGGGTCCCCTCCGTGGCTGCTGGCACTCCCCTCCCAGGCTTTGCCCGTGCCTTCCAGGATGACGAGTTGTTGCGGGTCGCGCACCGGGAGTGAGCGCAACAATGCCTGATCCAGCAACGAGAAGATCGCGCTATTTGCACCCACGCCAAGAGCCAGCGTGAGAACCGCCGTGATCGCGAATCCCGGCGATCGCCGCAACTGGCGCAATGCGTAGCGAAGATCCTGCATAAGCTGATGCATCCTGTTTCCTCCTGTCTTTAAGGTGCTTACTCGCTCCGCAACGCTTGCATGGGCTGGATGGCCGCGGCTCGGCGTGCCGGGATGGCACTGGCCAGGAACGCTGCGCAGAGCAGGGCAGCGCAACTGGCGAGCACAGGCAGGAGATTCCATCCCGCCAAGCCGTACAGTTGCGAACGCAAGAGGTACCCTGCTACGAAGGCAGCCGGAATCCCAATCAGAAGGCCGATGCCGGTTTGGACCAAGGACGATCGAAGAATCATCTGAAGGATGCCGGATCGATCGGCACCGAGCGCCATGCGGATGCCGATCTCGTGCCTGCGGCGGCCAACGGAGTACGCTGTGACGCCGTAGATTCCAAGCGCTGCCAGGACCAACGCGATGCAACCGAAGATCGTGGTCAGTCGGACTACCAGTTGCTGCGTTGTGAAGTAGTTGCTGACCTGCTCGTCATAGGTGGTCAGCCGGGTCACTGCGATATCGGGGTTGATGGCCTGCAGAGTGCGACGAACGGTGTTGGCCGCAGCGGTAGGGTCGCCGTCATAGCGGAAGATCAGGTTGCCGGCGAAGTGATAGAAGTGCTCCCCGCTTTCTGCCTGCGCCAGTACGGCCGGACTCGCATGCAGACCCGAGAGGTCCAGGCTCTGCGCTATCGGTGTAAACCACATGGGGCGCGTTGGTTCGGTAGGATCGCCATACTTGCTGTCGTCGACGACGCCGACGATGGTGAAGGCACTTGGCAGAAGCGAGTCAGGACCAAAGACTTCACCCAGCGGCTGCTTGCCTTTCATGAAGCGATCGACGAACTTCTGGTTCACGATCGCGACGCGAGGGGCTGCATTGGTATCGCGATCGGTGAACACGCGGCCACGCAGCAGGCGAGTGCCGACCGTGTCAAAGAACATCGGACTGACTGCGGTATAGCTGGCGTTCATGTGTGCGTTCGGATCGCTGCCCGGGAAGGCAATGTCTCCGCCCCAGTTGTTGAACGCCATGGGGCTGTAGGTGGCGTAAGCAAAGCCGTGCAGGCCGGGCACACCGCTGAACTGTTGCTCCATGCGGCGATACAGACCTTCTAACTGCTCGAACCGGTAACCTGCAGCTTGCAGGTCGACAAAGGCGATCAGCCGCCCGTGCGGCTCAAACCGGAAGTCCTGGTGCTGCAGGTTGCGGAGGCTGCCGATCAGAAGACCGGCGGTGCTGAGCAGGGCAACCGAAAGTGCGGCCTGCAGGATGATGAGGATGCGCTGCGGCCGTGCACTCGCATCGGTGGTGCTGCGATTCGCCCCACGAAGGGCGTCAGCAGGGTTGGAGTCGGTCACGATCCACGCGGGCGCGATTCCGAATGCGACGCCAGTGAGCAGCGATATAGCAAAGGCGAACGCAAGCACCGGCAGGGACGGGGAAGCGCTGAGTGGGCTCACGGTGACGTCCTTCATCGCAAGTGCGAGGATGCCTTTGACACCGCCGTATGCAACGGCAAGCGCGACGACACCTCCCAAGATTGAAAGCACAACGGATTCGGTGAGCATCTCGCGCACCATTCGCCAGCGGGGCGCTCCCAACGCGGCACGGACGTTCAGTTCCTGCGATCGGGCCATGCCGCGCACCAGCATGAGGTTGGCCAGGTTGGCACAGGTGATTAGCAGGACGAAGCCCGCAATCGCGGAGAGCAGGACCAGGCTCTTTTGGTACTGATCGCGAAGGTTGTTGATGCCTGTATCTGCTGACGTCAAGTGCGTGGTCTGCTTCTCAACGACTGCGTCGGGTGTGTGGTCCGTCGGCTCCTTATGCGTGCGCAGCCATCGCACCAACTCCACCTGGAGCGCGCGTTCCACCACAGGCACTTGCGACCTCGCAGGGATGCGGACGAGCAGGTCCAGCCAATGAGAGCCCGGCGTGTTCAACAGCTTGCGCTCGGGCTCCAGCAAAGGCTCCTGCGACAAGGGAAGCCAGACGCCCGCGGGATCACCATCATTGCGTTCGCCGAGGAAGTTGGCAGCACCCACGCCGACGACGGTGACCGGAGTTCCGCTGAGCAATAACGTGGACCCGACGAGCCGTGGATCGGCATGGAATCGGCTCTGCCAAACGGCATAGCTGAGCACGGCAACGGGCGCCGCGCCAGTGCGGTCGTCTTCCGGACGCAACAGGCGGCCCATGTACGGCTTCACGCCGAGCACATCGAAGTAGTTGCCAGAGATGACGCGTACGTCCAGCGGCTGCGATGCTCCTTCACCTTCTCGCCGCGCACTCAGGGTTGTGGTGCCGGCCTGGACAGCTGCGATGCCGTCAGTGTTGGGCGTCTGATCGCGCAAGGTCCGATACAGATCGGCCCCGAACAGATTCCACTCGGTCTGCATACCGCCTGTGACACAGCAGTTGATGTCCTTGCCGATCTTGTAGAGCTGCTCCGGGTGCTGCACCGGTAGAGTCCGAAGGATCACCTGGTACAGAAGCGTGAAGATCGCGGTGGTGGCGCCGATGCCGATCGCTAGCGTGAGCACCGCAGTCGCGGCAAAGCCCGGCGAAAGGCGCAGCCTGCGCAAGCTGTATTGCAGATCCTGACGAAGTGTTTCCATGATGCTGATCCTTCCTGGTGATGCCGCCGATTACTGTGCTCGCAGAGCAATCATGGGGTCGATGCTGCTGGCGCGCCGTGCCGGTACAAGACTGGCAAGCAGGGCAGCGATGGCAAGCACTGCGCACGAGCACAGGAGCGTGGGAACGTCGTAGGCGTTCACGCCGAAGAGTTGTGACTTCAGCAGGTAGCCGGCAAGCAGCGCGGCGGGCACGCCCACCAGGAGTCCGACGGCCGTTTGCAGCAGAGCTCCGCGTACGACCATGCCGAGGATCGTGTTGCGGCTTGCGCCCAGGGCCATGCGCACGCCGATCTCAGACACCCTCTGATTGACCGCGTAAGAGGTAACGCCGTACAGGCCTATGGCCGCGAGAGCGAGGGCCAAGAGGCCGAAGGTGCCGGTGAGTCGGGTCACCATGCGTTGGTCGTTCAATTGCATTGCAACCTGACCGTCCAAGGATCGGTAATCTGTGAGTGCCAGGTTCGAATCGACGTCGTGAAAGGCCCGGCGTACCTGCTGTTCCAGGCCTTCCTGCGCTCCAGGAGCTACTCGCAGCAGCACAGCGTGCGGCGCCAGGGAGTACTTCTCGCCCATGTCCTTCGGATCGGCGTTGAGGTCGGGCTGCAACATGGAGCGGAAGAACATGGCGCGAGGTTCTGCCGACGGCTGCTGGAAGCGTGCGTCGCCGACCACGCCCACGATGGTGTACTTGGGCTTATGTGCTTCCGTGCCGAAGCGCTTCCCGATCGGGTCTTCGTTGGGCAGGAACTTGCGGACGAACTTCTGGTTCACAACTACGGTCAGCGGTGTGTTTGCGCGATCTGTCTGTTGAAAGTCGCGGCCGCGCAGCAGTGGCTGGCCTACGGTTGCGAAAAAGCCAGGGCTGACACGGTCCCATGAGGCGCCAATGTCGTCGTGCAGAGTCGGGTCGGGCCGTCCCTCGATGAAGACGCCTTCACCCCAGTTGTTGCCCTCAAGCGGACTGTAATTGGCGAAAGCAATACTCTGGACACCCGGGATGGCGGTGAGCCGAGTTTCTAGCGAGCGCATCAGGCCTTCCATGCGATCGTCGGTGTAACCGCTGGCGTTCGGATCCAGGTGCAGAACGATGCGATCGGCGGTCTCCAGTCCGAAGTGCTGGTGCTGCAGGTTCATCAGGCTGCGCGTAAGCAGGACTGCCACGGTGAGCAGCACGACAGAAAGCATCGCCTGGACAACGAGGAAGACGCGCTGCGTCAGCGTCGCTCCACCACCTGCGCTACGGTTCAGTCCGCGCAACGCGTCAACAGGCTGGCTGCGCATGGCGGACCAGGCCGGTGCGAGGCCGAAGAGAAGGCCCGTAAGCACCGCAAGCACCACCGTGAACAGCAGCACGGCAGGGGAAGGTGTGGCTGTGATTGGAAGCAGATGCGCTTCAGGAAAGGCGAGAGACAGCATGGCTCGTGCGCCGGCGTAGGCCAGCAGAATGCCTGCGATGCCGCCGGCGAGCGATAGCACGATGCTTTCCGTAAGCGCCTGCCGCAGGATCCGGGTGCGACCTGCGCCCACTGCAACTCGAATGCTGGTTTCCGCGCGTCTCGCCATGCCGCGGGCCAGCAACAGGTTGGCCAGGTTGGCACATGCAATCAGCAGTACCAGAGCGGCGATGGCCATGAGAAATCGCAGACCTTTGCGCGCATCGTTCTGGAAGCCTTGTTGCACCCCCGTCGCCGCAGAGACGAGTTCCGAGTGGACCTTGGGCAGCTCTTTAGCGGCTTCCGGCTTCTGGTAGTCCTTCAACGTGGCGAGCTGGTTGCGCAGTACGGAGTCCAGCTTGC contains:
- a CDS encoding ABC transporter ATP-binding protein, which gives rise to MIVLSDVERSYKTGHEQTFVLRRINLTIQPGEFVTVMGPSGAGKSSLLNTLALLDDGWSGEYLLDGEAVHTMSRKQRADVARRKIGMVFQSYHLLDDLTVAENIDLPLSYKNMPRSERQALVADALDRFGIVGKKDLYPSQLSGGQQQVVGIARAVIHNPSLLLADEPTGNLHSAQAAEIMRLFQTLNAAGTTILQVSHSDANAAYGARVIEMRDGWITEDRKINDAAPSARAGAYAA
- a CDS encoding ABC transporter permease; translated protein: METLRQDLQYSLRRLRLSPGFAATAVLTLAIGIGATTAIFTLLYQVILRTLPVQHPEQLYKIGKDINCCVTGGMQTEWNLFGADLYRTLRDQTPNTDGIAAVQAGTTTLSARREGEGASQPLDVRVISGNYFDVLGVKPYMGRLLRPEDDRTGAAPVAVLSYAVWQSRFHADPRLVGSTLLLSGTPVTVVGVGAANFLGERNDGDPAGVWLPLSQEPLLEPERKLLNTPGSHWLDLLVRIPARSQVPVVERALQVELVRWLRTHKEPTDHTPDAVVEKQTTHLTSADTGINNLRDQYQKSLVLLSAIAGFVLLITCANLANLMLVRGMARSQELNVRAALGAPRWRMVREMLTESVVLSILGGVVALAVAYGGVKGILALAMKDVTVSPLSASPSLPVLAFAFAISLLTGVAFGIAPAWIVTDSNPADALRGANRSTTDASARPQRILIILQAALSVALLSTAGLLIGSLRNLQHQDFRFEPHGRLIAFVDLQAAGYRFEQLEGLYRRMEQQFSGVPGLHGFAYATYSPMAFNNWGGDIAFPGSDPNAHMNASYTAVSPMFFDTVGTRLLRGRVFTDRDTNAAPRVAIVNQKFVDRFMKGKQPLGEVFGPDSLLPSAFTIVGVVDDSKYGDPTEPTRPMWFTPIAQSLDLSGLHASPAVLAQAESGEHFYHFAGNLIFRYDGDPTAAANTVRRTLQAINPDIAVTRLTTYDEQVSNYFTTQQLVVRLTTIFGCIALVLAALGIYGVTAYSVGRRRHEIGIRMALGADRSGILQMILRSSLVQTGIGLLIGIPAAFVAGYLLRSQLYGLAGWNLLPVLASCAALLCAAFLASAIPARRAAAIQPMQALRSE
- a CDS encoding ABC transporter permease, coding for MHQLMQDLRYALRQLRRSPGFAITAVLTLALGVGANSAIFSLLDQALLRSLPVRDPQQLVILEGTGKAWEGSASSHGGDPESYFSYPMYGDLRDHSTVFQGLAATTTNAIGLIRRGQSDAVDAEFVSGNYFSLLGTGAALGRMLTPTDDTVGGNHQVAVLSYSYWHDKLGADPAVVNETVELNGVPVQIIGVAAPNFQSAVWGQTPAVFAPMALLPQVDARRLTALTDHRSKWLNIIGRLQQGVTQPQAEAQLAPLWHSLRADELKALGNRSPRFVSEFLTNSRLRVLPGARGLSYRRESLQTPLLVVMGMAFLVLLIASVNVASLLLVRSSGRVREFALRYALGATAKRVILQLLLEGLVLGLAGALAGVLLAPAAMHGIARRLVDAGDVTYFSSNVDARLLAFSFVNAILVSGVFSIAPALQLLRPDMISALKQQAGTSSAARVGFRRVVVGLQIGLSVLLLMGAGLFTQTLRNLRHADVGFDTSHLLTFTTVPQMAGIAQETTPALFDQMLQRLAALPGVTGVAATDNAELANSDRGTNVTVQGYTPPPDEDLDVGYAAVSAGYLSTMRVPMIAGRDFTPTDDLQHPLVAIVNESFARHYYGSAAAAIGRLMARGGGKNVQWRQIVGVSRDLRHTGPRDAAKISFYMPLKQAPKTSEITMYLRTTTAPLQTAQAARATMHDLNPGLALVDFWDMDQQIDSELSNERMIELLAIAFSVLATLLAGVGLYGVLAFSVSQRTREIGIRMALGSTRSMVARLVLLDVAWLACAGIAVAVPIALLAARSLRSQLYGVSATDPLSALVAVLLIALVSFVAALLPARRAASVHPNTALRTE
- a CDS encoding ABC transporter permease, which gives rise to MSGFDSISTVGQDVRYALRQLRRSPGFAITAIITIALGIGANTAIFTLAHAMILRNLPVTEPNQLYRVGSGDACCIDGGLEDNHVYSDFSTETYRALRTNLPEFQHLAAMQSGMGNGTGLAKRAGSNEAAQKLRGYFVSGNYFETFGVQPTLGRLLQDADDQEGAPPVAVISYPIWKNQFGADPSVVGATFFLDSHPVTVVGVAPQEFFGDRIIDNPPAFYMPLSAEDTMTAIHVSKNRDLRWLYIVGRVKPGTAIPQLQRKLDSVLRNQLATLKDYQKPEAAKELPKVHSELVSAATGVQQGFQNDARKGLRFLMAIAALVLLIACANLANLLLARGMARRAETSIRVAVGAGRTRILRQALTESIVLSLAGGIAGILLAYAGARAMLSLAFPEAHLLPITATPSPAVLLFTVVLAVLTGLLFGLAPAWSAMRSQPVDALRGLNRSAGGGATLTQRVFLVVQAMLSVVLLTVAVLLTRSLMNLQHQHFGLETADRIVLHLDPNASGYTDDRMEGLMRSLETRLTAIPGVQSIAFANYSPLEGNNWGEGVFIEGRPDPTLHDDIGASWDRVSPGFFATVGQPLLRGRDFQQTDRANTPLTVVVNQKFVRKFLPNEDPIGKRFGTEAHKPKYTIVGVVGDARFQQPSAEPRAMFFRSMLQPDLNADPKDMGEKYSLAPHAVLLRVAPGAQEGLEQQVRRAFHDVDSNLALTDYRSLDGQVAMQLNDQRMVTRLTGTFGLLALALAAIGLYGVTSYAVNQRVSEIGVRMALGASRNTILGMVVRGALLQTAVGLLVGVPAALLAGYLLKSQLFGVNAYDVPTLLCSCAVLAIAALLASLVPARRASSIDPMIALRAQ
- a CDS encoding TolC family protein, with the protein product MIGTTSQRLMSLLALFVLPLPAGVAAAQAAVQPQTGQQPPAAPQPRLALPTSVPLTIPHERNPFRAYLPTAVPPANLANSPRLDALVHNGVLEISLSDAIVLALENNLDLAIARYNIPIAEADIQRTKAGGITRGVNTGVVQNTPGGGGVGAFGSAGAGAGAGGTSGGAGGAGTGASGLVQSTLGTGTAVNSYDPIITGQIGLQHSTEPLSNLAVNGVPTLRSNAWAGSFGYNQAFATGTSVQFSFNANRQTTNSIYTFLNPQLNSQYQVQIQQPLLAGSGLGPNLRYLRIARNNKLISDEAFELQVISTVTQTANLYWDLVAAYEDEQVKERSLDFANSTLTSARQQLQLQAIPGLDVTKDEGEVARAEGDLTIAKSTLQFQELLMKNALTKNLDDPILESMPVRPTDLSSVSSASVPEMAEPTQEAINSALERRIELRISSTNLHNRDISRKAVNNNLLPSLNLVANYGGLGLAGVSNPAAGITSTSPVGFGSSVENAFNNSAPNYFVGLNLDIPIRNRQAKSDQYRSELETRQAEILLQQQRKQIRIEVRNAQYALAQAAARVTAAAKARDIAAQTFDIMGKEQQLGAGSALDTLQSRQALATAESLLVAARTAYQKARVELQRAIGTTLAENHVSVESARSGVQPASVSQRAPDASPRTGAQASPAQPQP